GCGCGCCGCTTTCGGCGACCTCGACGAAAGGCGCGTCACTGTGCCGAGCACAATGCTCGGAGCCATGTTCCGCTATGCGAGCCACGAGCGCCTGCTGATCGCGAAATTCTTTTTCAATCCCGAGGTCGAGGGGATCACGCCATCGACAAAGGTCGCATGGCTGGACAATGACTGGAACAAATATAATCTCGCGCGAAATCTGGACAAATCACGATATGTTCAGCGTCTCGAAGCCTGGGCCGCAAAGTGGGACACTATTCTACAGTTGGTCTGGACAGGGCAGACATCCACAGCCGTAACGGAAACAGACCGCGCATTGCCCAAGAGTCCGCTTCGACCTTGAAAATTTAGCGATCATGCCGGTGCGAGCATTTTTCGGTGAGCAAGCCGGTTGCGGTGCAATTTTTGCCGATAACTACGCGATGGGTGGCCCTTTGATTTTGGCGCAGGTCTCATCGACGCGCCACGATCCGCCAGCCCGGCGCGAAACGGTTCCACCGCTTTTCGACCTCCGGAACGTAGCGCTGAACCCAGCGCATGATGGTCGTATGGGCTAACGACAAGCTGCGCTCCGCATCGTTTCCACGAGATCTCGGAAGCTGAGCTTGTATCGCAGATATCAGCGCACGCAGAGAACGATGACCCATTGAAAAGATCGTTCGCGCTCAGCATCGCCCATAACCCCGGCGTTCGGTTCCGCCCTCGGAAGGATTATGCCCTGCTCACGCCGTTCGCACCAGAACCCGACGCGCAAGGGCCACGTAGAGCCGACTACCAGCGGACGGCTAAAACATTGTACGGATAGGATTGTTTCGGCGTTACGGCGAGTGGTAGCGGAGGAGGGACTCGCTACCAATAGACACGTAACATGTTGATTCTACCGAAAAACCCTATCCGGCAACCGCGCCGTCCAATGGTGACACTGATACATCATGGTGGCGCCTGGACGCAAGATCGTGGACCATCGGCGTGGCGATCCGCAGGTCGGCGGCGTCGATCTCCGCCTCACGTTCGCCGTCCTCAGCCGAGACAAGCAGAAGCTCGCCTGCTATAGGCTTGCGCGCCGAACACATTGCCGAGCAAGCTCGATATCCGTCATGTATTTGTCCATCGCCACCACGCATGCGCCGGCCACCGATCTCGGCTTTCTGCTGATGAAGCATCCCAATCGCGCCCATGACGTCGAGCTGTCCTTTGGACGCGGAACCGTGTTTTTCCCGCAGGCCGAGGCGGAGCGCTGCGAGGCGGCGCTGATCCTCGACCTCGATCCAGTGGCTCTCGTGCGCGGCCGCGGCGGCGCCGAAGGGGTCGCGGATCAATATGTCAATGATCGACCCTATGCGGCGTCGTCCTTCCTCTCGGTCGCGCTCAACAAGGCGTTCCGCACGGCGATGACCGGCGTCTCGCGCGAGCGGCCGGAGCTCGCCGCCACCGCGATCCCGCTCGAGATCGTCGTCGCGCCTCTGCCCGCGCCGCGCGACGGCGATTTGCTGACACGCCTCTTCGCGCCGCTCGGCTGGACCGTCGAGGCGCGCCGCATCGAGGGGGCGGACGGCCCCTCGCGCTATGTCGAGCTGCGGCTCACGGGGACGCTGCGACTCGCCGACGCGCTCGGACATCTCTATGTGCTGATCCCGGCGATGGACGCCGACAAGCATTATTGGGTCGGCGACGACGAGGTGGAAAAGCTCGTCGCCAAAGGCGGCGCCTGGCTCGCTGCGCATCCCGAGCGGGAGACGATCGCGCGGCGCTTTTTGAAGAACCGCCGCAGCCTCGCGCGCGCCGCCCTCGCACGTCTCGCGCCGGAAGCCGAGAATGAGGACGGTCCCGAGGACGAAAAGGCGCCGCCGCGCGAGGAGGCGCTCGAAGCGCCGTTGCGTCTGCACGACCGGCGGCTCGACGCCGTCGTCGGCCTGTTGAAAGACGCGGGCGCGCGCAGCGTCGCCGATCTCGGCTGCGGAGAAGGCAGGCTGCTGCAACGGCTGGTCAAGGAGCGCGGCTTCGAGCGAGTGATTGGTCTCGACGCCTCCATCCGCGCGCTGGAGCGCGCCAGGGAGCGCCTGAAGCTCGATCGCGCCGGCGGCCCTTCCATGGAGCGGTTGAGCCTGCTGCATGGCGCGCTCACCTATCGCGACGCGCGCTGGGCCGATGTCGACGCCGTCGCCCTCGTCGAGGTGATCGAGCATTTGGACGCCGATCGTCTGCCGGTTTTGGTCGAGATCGTCTTCGGCGCAGCGCGTCCGAAGACCGTGATCGTGACGACGCCGAACGCCGAATATAACGCCCTGTTCGATGCTCTGCCCGCCGGCGCCTTCCGCCATCCCGACCATCGCTTCGAATGGACCCGCGCGCAATTTCACGATTGGGCGCAGGCGATCGCCGAGAGCCACGGCTATTCGGTCGCCTTTTCCGGCATAGGCGAGGAGCATCCGGACCTCGGCCCCGTCACGCAGGTCGCGGTGTTCTCGAGATGAATGCGCCTCTCCCGACCCTCCTGGACATTCCCGACTTCTGCCTCGTCGTGCTGATCGGCGCGACGGGCGCGGGCAAATCGAGCTTCGCCTCGCGCTGGTTCAAGCCGACGGAGGTGATCTCCTCGGATCATTGCCGCGGTCTCGTCTGCGACGACGAGACCGATCAATCGGCCTCGG
This genomic window from Methylosinus sp. H3A contains:
- a CDS encoding 3' terminal RNA ribose 2'-O-methyltransferase Hen1; amino-acid sequence: MYLSIATTHAPATDLGFLLMKHPNRAHDVELSFGRGTVFFPQAEAERCEAALILDLDPVALVRGRGGAEGVADQYVNDRPYAASSFLSVALNKAFRTAMTGVSRERPELAATAIPLEIVVAPLPAPRDGDLLTRLFAPLGWTVEARRIEGADGPSRYVELRLTGTLRLADALGHLYVLIPAMDADKHYWVGDDEVEKLVAKGGAWLAAHPERETIARRFLKNRRSLARAALARLAPEAENEDGPEDEKAPPREEALEAPLRLHDRRLDAVVGLLKDAGARSVADLGCGEGRLLQRLVKERGFERVIGLDASIRALERARERLKLDRAGGPSMERLSLLHGALTYRDARWADVDAVALVEVIEHLDADRLPVLVEIVFGAARPKTVIVTTPNAEYNALFDALPAGAFRHPDHRFEWTRAQFHDWAQAIAESHGYSVAFSGIGEEHPDLGPVTQVAVFSR